Proteins from one Actinobacillus delphinicola genomic window:
- the mukF gene encoding chromosome partition protein MukF has protein sequence MLDTSQTIPELVNWTREREFSLNLTTERLAFLLTIAIYNNESLDGEMLETDLVDLFRHVSREFQQSKDTLTQRANNAINELVKQRLINRFTSEFTEGLAIYRLTPLGVGIANYYIRQREFSTLRLSVQLSIVADEIQKAAEAAETNGDETYWHRNVFAPLKYSVAEIFDSIDLSQRVMDENQHAIKEEIADLLSKDWQAAISSCERLLDETSGNLRELQDTLNAAGDKLQEELLRIQSCVIERSDLDFIDNLVIELQNKLDRIISWGQQAIDLWIGYDRHVHKFIRTAIDLDKNRVFSQRLRQSIANYFDAPWYLWTAQAERLVDMRDEELVLHNEEALGELPEDLQYESISLLQDEIAEKMQVLLATYRDKNEPIDLSIVLQQQLAERPLSQHFDVARIIVDQAVKLGLASADLSGIYPEWQDVNDEGAAVQANPINQYQPQQENVKHVR, from the coding sequence ATGCTTGACACATCTCAAACCATTCCAGAGCTAGTGAATTGGACAAGAGAACGTGAGTTTTCATTGAATCTTACAACAGAGCGCCTCGCATTTTTATTGACCATCGCTATTTATAATAATGAAAGTCTAGATGGTGAAATGCTTGAAACGGATCTCGTAGATTTATTCCGCCACGTTTCACGTGAATTCCAGCAAAGTAAAGACACGCTTACACAGCGTGCTAACAATGCGATTAATGAATTAGTTAAACAACGCCTAATCAATCGTTTCACCAGCGAATTTACCGAAGGATTAGCGATCTATCGTTTAACCCCACTGGGCGTTGGGATAGCGAATTATTATATTCGCCAACGCGAATTTTCTACTTTACGCCTTTCTGTCCAGCTTTCTATTGTGGCAGATGAAATCCAAAAAGCCGCAGAGGCTGCTGAAACTAATGGCGATGAAACTTATTGGCATCGTAACGTCTTTGCTCCACTCAAATATTCCGTTGCGGAAATTTTCGATAGTATCGATCTTTCACAACGTGTCATGGATGAAAATCAACACGCTATCAAAGAAGAAATTGCTGATTTACTAAGTAAAGACTGGCAAGCAGCGATCTCAAGTTGTGAACGTTTATTAGATGAAACCTCAGGTAATTTACGTGAATTACAAGATACCCTCAATGCTGCAGGTGATAAACTGCAAGAAGAATTATTGCGTATCCAAAGTTGCGTAATCGAACGCTCCGACTTAGATTTTATCGATAATCTTGTGATTGAATTACAAAATAAACTTGACCGAATCATTAGTTGGGGACAACAAGCTATCGATCTTTGGATAGGTTACGATCGCCATGTACATAAATTTATCCGTACCGCAATTGATTTAGATAAAAACCGTGTGTTCTCACAACGCCTACGCCAATCTATTGCAAATTATTTTGATGCACCGTGGTATTTATGGACCGCACAAGCAGAACGCCTTGTCGATATGCGTGATGAAGAATTAGTGTTGCATAATGAAGAAGCGCTCGGTGAATTGCCAGAAGATTTACAATATGAAAGCATCTCTCTTTTACAAGACGAAATTGCAGAAAAAATGCAAGTTCTGCTTGCCACTTATCGTGACAAAAATGAGCCGATTGATCTCAGTATTGTATTGCAACAACAACTGGCAGAGCGTCCATTAAGCCAACATTTTGATGTGGCACGTATTATTGTCGATCAAGCTGTAAAACTCGGGCTTGCAAGTGCCGATTTATCAGGGATTTATCCAGAATGGCAAGATGTCAATGACGAAGGCGCAGCCGTTCAGGCCAACCCAATCAACCAATATCAACCTCAACAGGAAAATGTTAAACATGTTAGATAA